The sequence AGCTCATCGCGCGCCTGCTCCAGATCGCGCATGAAGGCCGACATCCGTTCGAGCACCTGTTCGCTGCGCCCGCCAAACCGCAGGGCCAGCGAGATCACCGACGACACCAGGAAGAGTTCCTGCAACCCGTACTGCCGGGATACGATCAGCAGCGCGGCATCGAGCTCCTTGCCCGAGCGGGTCAACGCGTCGGTGCGCTCCAACACTTCGAGCAGCGGATCGTCGACCGCGAGCATCGCGCCCTGGAACGCCGCGTTGACGCTGTTGCCGATGGTGATCAAGCGCACCACGCCATCGAGAAAGCCCGGCAGTTGATGGATCACGCGCCGCCGGCGCTTGTCGGCCTTGCGCCACAGGCGAAACAAGCCAAGAAGCAAGAACAGCGCAAAGGCCGCGAAGGCCGATGCCGCCCCTCCGAACATCGCGCCCAGCGCGGCGGCCACCAGGGCGGGCAACAGCAATACGAGATAGAGTTTCCCGTCGGAACGCTCGCCGGCCAGCAACAACAAGCGTGCCCAGGCGTTGCCCCCTTTGCGTATCGGGCGCAACAGTTTCTCGGCCGTGCTCCGGGCGGCAGACGGGTCAAGGCGTGAGGCCAGAAAGGCCGACGTGGCCGAGCGCCGTTGCCCGGCGCTGGCGCGGCGCAGCAATAAAAATGCGCCTGCGGCTAGCAAGAGCGCCGCAGCCAGCAGAGCCAGGGCCGTCATCATCGACGCCGTCCCCAGAAGCCCGCGCCACCCGAACTGGGTTCGGGGTCTTCGGGCGCGAGCGACGCACGCATATCGGCCCATGCACGCGCCAACTTGGGCGTATGCGGATTGATGCCCAGGCCGACCCAGTTGTCCCTGTCTTCGCCATCTGGCGCGAGGACAGACTCATACCGAT comes from Bordetella holmesii ATCC 51541 and encodes:
- a CDS encoding type II secretion system (T2SS), F family protein; its protein translation is MTALALLAAALLLAAGAFLLLRRASAGQRRSATSAFLASRLDPSAARSTAEKLLRPIRKGGNAWARLLLLAGERSDGKLYLVLLLPALVAAALGAMFGGAASAFAAFALFLLLGLFRLWRKADKRRRRVIHQLPGFLDGVVRLITIGNSVNAAFQGAMLAVDDPLLEVLERTDALTRSGKELDAALLIVSRQYGLQELFLVSSVISLALRFGGRSEQVLERMSAFMRDLEQARDELVALSAEVRLSAWILSLLPIGLALFIIIFNNDLFMNMWRDPLGFNMLLGGLGLQIIGTYCLFRMARGV